Proteins co-encoded in one Clostridiales bacterium genomic window:
- a CDS encoding Veg protein, whose translation MRKPVYEMDAVKERILSLKGKNIKLTVHRGRKRYVRYTGVLEEIYPAVFTVRVNEQKAMDIITYSYSDVLCGDVKITLWDTASAT comes from the coding sequence ATGAGAAAGCCTGTTTATGAAATGGACGCCGTTAAAGAACGGATCTTGAGCTTAAAAGGAAAAAATATAAAACTAACCGTCCATCGCGGACGAAAACGCTATGTCCGTTATACAGGCGTTTTGGAAGAGATTTATCCGGCTGTTTTTACCGTAAGGGTCAACGAGCAAAAAGCTATGGATATTATAACTTATTCGTATTCAGACGTTTTATGCGGCGATGTCAAAATTACGCTTTGGGATACGGCGTCGGCCACTTAA
- a CDS encoding undecaprenyl-diphosphate phosphatase, with protein sequence MTIWEAIILGLIQGLTEFLPISSSGHLVFLQNVLGIEGGLSFDIIAHLATLIAVIAVMFDQVKKIFSKPFSKPVMLIAVSMIPAVLIALVFEGFLKSSFDGRYLGWGFLVSAVFLVIGDFARSTQKPCPLANLGIEQNIDIKKALVMGVFQGVAVFPGVSRSGSTISSGLVLGINRQTATEFSFLMSIPIILGAVVFDIVDIGVVSSDIGAGALIAGFISALISGYIAAKIMLKIIAKLNFWGFSIYLILMSLLSFIFI encoded by the coding sequence ATGACAATCTGGGAAGCCATTATCTTGGGCCTAATTCAAGGCCTTACCGAGTTCCTGCCAATATCAAGCAGCGGGCATTTGGTTTTCTTGCAAAATGTTTTGGGCATTGAGGGCGGGTTAAGCTTTGACATAATAGCGCACCTTGCCACTTTAATAGCCGTAATAGCAGTAATGTTTGACCAAGTAAAAAAGATTTTTTCCAAACCTTTTTCCAAGCCCGTAATGTTGATAGCCGTATCCATGATCCCGGCCGTTTTGATAGCGTTGGTTTTTGAGGGGTTTTTGAAAAGTTCTTTTGACGGGCGGTATTTGGGCTGGGGGTTTTTGGTAAGCGCCGTTTTTTTGGTCATAGGCGATTTTGCGCGCTCAACGCAAAAGCCGTGTCCGCTGGCCAATCTTGGCATTGAGCAAAACATTGATATAAAAAAAGCTTTGGTTATGGGCGTGTTTCAAGGAGTCGCGGTATTTCCGGGCGTCTCGCGAAGCGGCTCCACCATAAGCTCGGGGCTTGTTTTGGGAATAAACCGCCAAACAGCGACCGAATTTTCTTTTTTGATGAGCATACCCATAATCTTAGGCGCTGTGGTTTTTGATATTGTTGATATAGGCGTTGTGTCTTCCGATATCGGCGCGGGCGCGCTGATTGCGGGCTTTATAAGCGCGCTTATTAGCGGATATATTGCCGCCAAGATTATGCTAAAAATTATCGCCAAACTCAATTTTTGGGGATTTTCAATATATCTTATATTGATGTCTTTGCTGTCTTTTATATTTATTTAA
- the ychF gene encoding redox-regulated ATPase YchF, with product MKLGVVGLPNVGKSTLFNAITNAQAEVANYPFCTIEPNIGVVNVPDPRLATLAKIYNSKKITPAVLEFVDIAGLVKGASKGEGLGNKFLSHIREVDAIAHLVRCFDDSNIIHVDEELDPLRDMQTIEYELILADLESVEKRIERAQKLAKGQDKTSLDELELLNKIKAALNSGKPARSALQDEDEINAAKEFCLLTLKPVIYCANIGEDDLDKENEHIKTVREYAKSQNAEFMAICAKLEEELTALPPQERKQFARELGLKTSGLEQLILTGYRLLDLISFLTVNEKEARAWTIKKGTKAQQAAGKIHSDFEKGFIRAEVVQYQDLAELGSYSAAKEKGKVRSEGKDYVIKEDDVVLFRFNV from the coding sequence ATGAAACTTGGCGTTGTGGGGCTGCCCAATGTGGGCAAAAGCACCCTTTTTAACGCGATAACAAACGCGCAAGCCGAGGTCGCGAACTATCCGTTTTGCACCATAGAACCCAATATCGGCGTAGTCAATGTTCCCGATCCAAGACTGGCAACTTTGGCCAAAATATACAATTCCAAAAAAATAACGCCAGCCGTCTTGGAATTTGTGGATATCGCGGGCTTGGTCAAGGGCGCGAGCAAGGGCGAGGGCCTTGGCAATAAGTTTTTGTCGCATATACGCGAAGTGGACGCCATAGCGCATTTGGTAAGATGTTTTGACGATTCAAATATAATCCATGTTGACGAAGAGCTTGATCCGTTAAGGGATATGCAGACCATAGAATACGAGCTTATCTTGGCCGACTTGGAAAGCGTGGAAAAACGCATAGAACGGGCGCAAAAACTCGCCAAAGGCCAAGATAAAACAAGCCTAGACGAGCTTGAGTTGCTAAACAAAATAAAGGCGGCGCTAAACAGCGGAAAACCCGCCCGCAGCGCTTTGCAAGACGAGGACGAGATTAACGCCGCCAAAGAATTTTGCTTGCTTACCTTAAAGCCCGTCATCTATTGCGCCAATATAGGCGAGGACGATTTGGATAAAGAAAACGAGCATATAAAAACCGTAAGGGAATACGCAAAAAGCCAAAACGCCGAGTTTATGGCGATTTGCGCTAAATTAGAAGAAGAGCTAACCGCCTTGCCGCCCCAAGAACGAAAGCAGTTTGCGCGCGAATTGGGGCTTAAAACAAGCGGGCTGGAACAGCTTATCTTGACGGGATACAGGCTTTTGGATCTTATCAGCTTTTTGACCGTCAACGAAAAAGAGGCGCGGGCATGGACGATAAAAAAAGGCACAAAAGCGCAGCAAGCCGCGGGCAAGATCCATAGCGATTTTGAAAAAGGGTTTATAAGGGCCGAGGTTGTCCAATACCAAGACCTTGCGGAGTTAGGCTCTTACAGCGCGGCCAAAGAAAAAGGCAAGGTCCGAAGCGAAGGCAAGGACTATGTCATAAAAGAAGACGATGTGGTATTGTTTAGATTTAATGTTTAA